Proteins encoded within one genomic window of Fragaria vesca subsp. vesca linkage group LG1, FraVesHawaii_1.0, whole genome shotgun sequence:
- the LOC101310736 gene encoding alpha-aminoadipic semialdehyde synthase-like produces the protein MLGNGVVGIVSETVNKWERRAPLTPSHCARLLHSGSDKTGVSRIIVQPSTKRIHHDALYEEVGCEISEDLKECGLILGIKQPKPEMVLPDRAYAFFSHTHKAQKENMPLLDKILKERVSLYDYELIVGDHGRRLLAFGKFAGRAGFIDFLRGLGQRYLSLGYSTPFLSLGAPYMYSSLAAAKAAVISVGEEIATLGLPAGICPLVFVFTGSGNVSSGAQEIFKLLPHTFVEPSRLPGESGTDAAPPTRTSKRVFQVYGCIVTCKDMVEHKDPKKSFDKADYYAHPEHYNPVFHEKIAPYASVIVNCMYWEKRFPRLLSTKQFQDLTRKGCKLVGISDITCDIGGSIEFVNQTTQIDSPFFRYDPVKDSYHQDMEGDGVVCSAVDILPTEFAKEASKHFGDILSEFVGYLASTKDIRKLPAHLMKACIAHGGTLTPLYEYISRMRKFDDSDETSKGHASHHFNKKYTTLVSLSGHLFDQFLINEALDIIEAASGSFHLVKCQVGPSSHAMSYSELEVGADDEEALNKIIDSLTSLANPNENQVLKQEANRISLRVGKVLDSGAKKENDTKKKVGVLIIGAGRVCQPAAEMLASIGGMSSQQWYKTCMEGDFEENIDVQVTVASLYLKDAEEITEGIPNANPVQLDVSDTSTLHKYISEAEVVISLLPAFCHVTVATACIELKKHLVTASYVDEAMSKLDEKAKTAGITILGELGLDPGIDHMMAMKMINQAHVRKGKIKSFISYCGGLPSPAAANNPLAYKFSWSPAGAIRAGRNPATYKSNGEIINVDGKNLYDSAVKYRLPGLPAFALEGLPNRNSLVFGDLYGIGKEASTVFRGTLRYEGFGQIMGILSRIGLFEAEPHPLFKDGKKPTLQMFLSDLLKMKSDEVDGSLRGEKAISERIISLGYSKEQESAVRAAKTIIFLGLHEQKEIPASCKSAFDVSCLLMEDRLAYSSTEQDMVLLHHEVEVEFPDSKLKEKHSATLLEFGTIRNGKMVTAMAYTVGIPAAIGALLILGNKIKTRGVLRPLEPEVYVPAMDILQAYGIKVMEKVE, from the exons ATGCTTGGGAATGGGGTTGTTGGGATCGTCTCGGAGACTGTGAACAAGTGGGAGAGAAGAGCACCATTGACCCCATCTCACTGTGCTCGGCTGCTTCACAGTGGCAGTGACAAAACCGGAGTGTCTCGGATCATTGTGCAGCCTTCGACCAAGCGCATCCATCATGATGCATTGTATGAAGAAGTTGGCTGTGAGATTTCAGAGGACTTGAAGGAATGTGGCCTCATTTTGGGGATCAAACAACCCAAG CCGGAGATGGTTCTTCCGGATAGAGCTTATGCGTTTTTCTCACATACACACAAGGCACAAAAAGAAAACATGCCGTTGTTGGATAAG ATTCTAAAAGAAAGGGTGTCTTTGTATGATTATGAGCTAATTGTTGGGGATCATGGGAGGAGATTGCTGGCATTTGGCAAGTTTGCTGGTAGAGCTGGATTTATTGACTTTTTGCGCGGCTTAGGACAAA GGTACCTAAGTCTTGGATATTCGACACCATTTCTTTCGTTGGGTGCTCCGTATATGTATTCATCTTTGGCTGCTGCCAAGGCCGCAGTGATTTCTGTTGGAGAAGAGATAGCAACTCTGGGATTGCCGGCAGGAATCTGCCCACTCGTCTTTGTCTTCACCGGTTCAGGAAATG TTTCTTCTGGTGCACAGGAAATATTTAAGCTTCTTCCTCATACTTTTGTGGAGCCAAGCAGACTTCCAGGAGAATCTGGGACG GATGCTGCTCCACCCACCAGGACATCAAAGAGGGTCTTCCAAGTATATGGTTGTATTGTGACTTGTAAAGACATGGTTGAACACAAAGATCCCAAAAAATCATTTGACAAA GCTGATTATTATGCACATCCAGAACACTACAACCCAGTTTTTCATGAAAAGATAGCTCCTTATGCATCTGTAATTG TGAATTGTATGTATTGGGAAAAAAGGTTTCCTCGATTATTGAGTACCAAGCAGTTTCAAGATTTAACAAGGAAAGGATGTAAGCTTGTTGGCATCTCTGATATAACTTGTGATATAGGTGGATCGATAGAGTTTGTTAATCAAACCACACAAATTGACTCACCGTTCTTCAG ATATGATCCAGTAAAAGATTCTTACCATCAGGACATGGAAGGTGATGGTGTGGTATGTTCAGCTGTGGATATTCTTCCAACAGAATTTGCAAAAGAG GCTTCCAAACACTTTGGAGACATATTATCCGAATTTGTTGGCTATTTGGCTTCTACAAAAGACATTAGAAAGTTACCTGCACACTTGATGAAAGCTTGCATAGCTCATGGAGGAACACTTACTCCATTGTATGAATACATTTCTCGCATGCGAAAATTTGATGACTCAGA TGAAACATCAAAAGGTCATGCTAGTCACCACTTTAACAAGAAGTACACCACATTA GTATCTCTCAGTGGTCACTTGTTTGATCAATTTCTGATAAATGAGGCCTTAGATATTATTGAAGCTGCAAGTGGATCCTTCCATCTGGTGAAGTGTCAAGTTGGTCCAAGTTCTCATGCTATGTCATACTCAGAACTCGAA GTCGGTGCAGATGATGAGGAAGCTCTGAATAAAATTATCGATTCTTTGACTTCTCTTGCCAATCCAAATGAAAATCAAGTGTTAAAGCAAGAGGCAAATAGAATTTCACTGAGGGTCGGTAAAGTTCTGGATAGTGGAGCTAAGAAGGAGAATGACACGAAAAAGAAGGTCGGGGTTCTAATCATTGGAGCAGGACGGGTCTGTCAACCAGCTGCCGAAATGCTAGCATCAATTGGTGGAATGTCGTCCCAACAATGGTATAAAACATGCATGGAAGGTGACTTTGAGGAGAACATTGATGTTCAAGTTACTGTTGCATCTCTCTATCTAAAGGATGCTGAAGAG ATCACTGAAGGTATTCCAAATGCAAACCCAGTTCAGCTTGATGTGTCAGACACTAGTACTCTTCATAAGTATATATCAGAG GCTGAGGTTGTTATAAGTTTACTGCCTGCTTTTTGTCATGTTACTGTAGCAACTGCATGTATTGAG CTCAAAAAACACCTTGTCACTGCTAGCTATGTTGATGAAGCCATGTCAAAGCTAGATGAAAAGGCAAAGACTGCTGGTATTACGATTCTTGGCGAGCTGGGGTTGGACCCTGGGATAG ATCACATGATGGCGATGAAGATGATCAACCAAGCACATGTTCGCAAGGGGAAAATAAAGTCTTTTATTTCTTACTGTGGTGGACTCCCATCCCCAGCTGCAGCAAACAATCCTCTAGCATATAAGTTCAG CTGGAGTCCTGCAGGAGCTATCCGAGCTGGACGCAATCCTGCCACCTATAAATCTAACGGTGAAATTATAAATGTTGATG GTAAGAATCTATATGATTCAGCTGTGAAGTATCGGTTACCTGGCCTTCCAGCTTTTGCGCTAGAAGGCCTTCCGAATCGTAATTCACTAGTTTTTGGAGACTTGTATGGCATTGGAAAGGAAGCATCAACCGTCTTTCGTGGAACCCTTCGCTATGAAG GGTTTGGCCAAATAATGGGAATACTGTCAAGAATTGGCTTATTTGAAGCCGAACCTCATCCACTTTTTAAGGATGGAAAGAAACCCACACTCCAGATGTTCTTGTCCGATCTTCTCAAAATGAAAAGTGATGAAGTGGATGGATCTCTGAGAGGAGAGAAAGCCATCAGTGAAAGGATTATCAGTCTTGGATACAGCAAAGAGCAAGAAAGTGCAGTAAGGGCAGCTAAAACTATAAT ATTTTTGGGACTGCATGAGCAGAAAGAAATTCCTGCCTCCTGCAAAAGTGCTTTTGATGTCAGCTGTCTCCTCATGGAAGATAGGTTGGCATACTCCAGCACAGAACAG GATATGGTGCTTTTACATCATGAAGTGGAGGTTGAGTTCCCGGATTCCAAACTCAAAGAGAAACACAGTGCCACTTTACTGGAATTTGGGACAATTAGGAATGGTAAAATGGTCACTGCCATGGCTTACACTGTTGGTATCCCGGCTGCCATTGGAGCTCTG CTCATACTTGGAAACAAGATCAAAACAAGAGGTGTCCTGAGGCCTCTTGAACCTGAAGTATACGTCCCAG CCATGGATATCCTACAAGCATATGGTATCAAGGTAATGGAGAAGGTCGAGTGA
- the LOC101311028 gene encoding uncharacterized protein LOC101311028 yields the protein MLVLKRQGAVNYLTHPSKLRPLLPPPRLPPRFTSMAAYLYGHNCKGFHAQSPIPQPPQKPCWPLDRLAWRIRNQSRGDLSVKCCVGSENKRLKSNAVRDVDLEIRRSGEVRFPGRKINGFHSQSLLGREKIVVAVDVDEVLGNFVSALNRFIADRYAANHSVSEYHVYEFFKIWNCSRDEADLRVHEFFKTPYFKTGIHPLPGAKETLHKLSGFCNLSVVTSRQNAIKDHTIQWIESHFPGLFQEIHFGNHFALHGESRPKSEICRSLGATVLIDDNPRYALECAEVGIRVLLFDFENSYPWCKTDSVDLHPLVTKVHNWEAVEKQLMAWVTS from the exons ATGTTGGTTTTGAAACGTCAAGGCGCCGTTAACTACCTCACACACCCTTCAAAGCTCCGACCTTTATTACCTCCTCCTCGTCTTCCTCCTCGATTCACCTCTATGGCCGCGTACTTGTACGGCCATAACTGTAAGGGATTCCACGCCCAATCCCCGATTCCTCAGCCGCCGCAGAAGCCCTGCTGGCCGTTGGATCGACTCGCGTGGCGGATTCGGAATCAGAGTAGAGGTGATTTGAGCGTCAAGTGTTGTGTTGGGAGTGAGAACAAAAGATTGAAGAGTAATGCTGTAAGGGACGTGGATTTGGAGATACGGAGATCCGGGGAGGTTAGGTTTCCGGGGAGGAAGATTAACGGGTTTCATAGTCAGAGTTTGTTGGGGAGGGAGAAGATTGTGGTGGCGGTTGATGTGGATGAGG TTCTGGGGAACTTTGTGTCGGCGCTCAACAGGTTCATTGCTGATCGTTACGCGGCGAACCATTCGGTTTCGGAGTACCATGTGTATGAGTTCTTCAAG ATATGGAATTGTTCCCGTGATGAAG CCGATCTACGTGTTCACGAGTTCTTTAAAACACCATATTTCAAGACTGGGATCCATCCACTCCCTGGTGCTAAGGAGACACTTCATAAGTTGTCAGGATTTTGTAACCTGTCAGTTGTGAC GTCTCGTCAGAATGCAATCAAGGACCATACAATTCAATGGATTGAAAGTCATTTTCCAGGACTATTTCAGGAGATTCACTTTGGGAACCACTTTGCTCTACATGGAGAATCAAGGCCTAAGTCAGAAATATGCAG GTCTCTAGGAGCAACGGTTCTGATTGATGACAATCCAAGATATGCACTTGAATGTGCCGAAGTTGGGATCAGGGTTCTACTTTTTGATTTTGAGAACTCATATCCCTGGTGCAAGACCGATTCTGTTGATCTACATCCCCTGGTGACCAAGGTTCATAACTGGGAAGCAGTGGAGAAGCAATTAATGGCATGGGTTACTTCGTAG
- the LOC101299330 gene encoding glucan endo-1,3-beta-glucosidase 5-like: protein MGFRYLYVLLLCLFSEGLLRGVHGGFACNWGTQATHPLPPTIVVKLLKDNGFSKVKLFEADPGALEALGNSGIQVMLGIPNEFLAALASTVTIAETWVYQNVSNYISKYGVDIRYIAVGNEPFLKTYKDTFLKTTFPALQNIQAALIKAGLGRQVKVTVPLNADVYQTDTGLPSGGDFRSDIHSLVLSIIKFLSDNGGALTINIYPFLSLQADPDFPKEYAFFDNGAKPVVDGSISYTNVLDANFDTCIAALEKNGFPSLPVIVGEIGWPTDGDPNANVEDARRFNQGLLGRIVAGQGTPKRSTPPDIYIFGLIDEDAKSVQPGNFERHWGVFNYDGSLKYFLDIGNGKAMVAAKGVQYLARQWCIMSPTASTSDPNLAGSINYACSYADCTSLGYGSSCGMLDARSNASYAFNMYYQTKDQRKDACQFSNLSITTNVDPSPTSSGQNTTCRFEIMIDLSKHQKAPRRPPSSVAAGLSEHSSQTVVMALLVLVLLSTLII from the exons ATGGGTTTTCGTTACCTGTATGTTTTGTTGCTCTGCTTATTTAGTGAAGGTCTTTTGAGAGGCGTTCATGGTGGCTTTGCATGCAACTGGGGAACCCAGGCGACACACCCATTGCCACCTACTATAGTTGTGAAGCTTTTGAAGGACAATGGGTTCAGCAAAGTGAAGCTATTTGAAGCTGATCCTGGGGCGCTTGAAGCTCTAGGAAATTCCGGTATCCAGGTTATGCTGGGAATACCGAATGAGTTCCTGGCAGCACTCGCAAGTACTGTTACAATTGCTGAGACGTGGGTGTATCAGAATGTCTCGAACTACATATCCAAATACGGAGTTGATATAAG GTATATTGCTGTAGGAAATGAACCATTCCTCAAAACCTACAAAGACACATTCCTCAAAACAACATTTCCAGCACTCCAAAACATTCAAGCAGCCCTCATAAAGGCCGGGCTAGGGAGACAAGTGAAGGTCACCGTTCCACTCAATGCGGACGTCTACCAGACCGACACCGGTCTTCCCTCTGGTGGCGACTTCCGGTCCGACATCCACAGCCTCGTGCTCTCCATCATTAAGTTCCTAAGTGACAATGGGGGTGCTCTCACTATCAATATCTACCCATTCCTTAGTCTCCAAGCTGACCCTGACTTCCCTAAAGAATATGCCTTTTTTGACAACGGTGCAAAACCTGTTGTGGATGGCTCCATTTCCTACACCAATGTTCTTGACGCCAATTTTGATACTTGCATTGCTGCCCTGGAAAAGAATGGCTTCCCCTCTTTGCCTGTTATTGTCGGAGAAATAGGGTGGCCGACTGATGGTGACCCCAATGCTAACGTAGAAGACGCAAGAAGGTTCAATCAAGGCCTTTTGGGTCGTATAGTTGCAGGGCAAGGCACCCCAAAGAGGTCAACCCCGCCTGACATATACATATTCGGACTCATTGATGAAGATGCCAAGAGCGTCCAACCTGGAAATTTTGAGCGGCATTGGGGCGTCTTCAACTATGATGGATCACTTAAATACTTCTTGGATATAG GCAATGGAAAAGCTATGGTCGCGGCTAAAGGAGTGCAATACTTGGCAAGACAATGGTGCATAATGTCACCTACAGCAAGCACTTCCGACCCCAATTTGGCCGGCAGCATCAACTATGCTTGCTCTTATGCCGATTGCACTAGTCTTGGATATGGTTCTTCTTGCGGAATGCTTGACGCAAGGAGCAATGCTTCTTATGCTTTCAATATGTACTACCAAACCAAGGACCAACGCAAAGATGCGTGCCAATTCTCGAATCTTTCGATCACCACAAATGTCGATCCATCTCCAACGTCGAGTGGCCAGAACACGACTTGTCGATTTGAGATCATGATCGATCTGTCCAAGCACCAGAAAGCTCCTAGACGGCCTCCTTCTTCAGTGGCTGCAGGACTTAGTGAGCATAGCTCCCAAACAGTTGTGATGGCATTACTTGTCCTTGTATTATTGTCCACATTGATCATCTAA
- the LOC101311313 gene encoding brefeldin A-inhibited guanine nucleotide-exchange protein 5-like — protein MAGGAAGGFVTRAYESMLKECLPKKHPDLQKAIQAYLDNAKEVNQAQQTVPQPAPSEKTQATPSDGDGSSLETEGEAAKTGAEPGQSQTSSNTAEEADSVGRPASTSGTVSTVLATAGNTLEGTQAELVLSPLRLAFDTKNLKVLEPALDCLHKLIAYDHLEGDPGLDDKSVPVFTEILNRVCSCVDNNSPDSTVLQVLKVLLTAVASTKFRVHGEPLLGVIRVCYNIALHSKSPVNQATSKAMLTQMISIIFRRMETDPVSSSASVGNTEAITTQNSNTEAEETSVADQNEKEMTLGDQLNQAKETPIASVEELHNLAGGADIKGLEAVLDQAVHHEDGKKITRGIDLESMSIVQRDALLVFRTLCKMGMKEDNNEVTLKTRILSLELLQGLLEGVGHPFTRNFHFIDSVKAYLSYALLRASVSPSPVIFQYATGIFLVLLLRFRESLKKLHRHTLFFTPTIFIQGEIGIFFPLIVLRSLDGSDPMNQKMSVLRMVEKVCKDPQMLVDIFVNYDCDLEAPNLFERMVTTLSRISQGTQNADPNMATASPTTSIKGSSLQCLVNVLKSLVDWEMSRGESYNQSKNAQSLEGDASDRESVDVKSRQDMTTNFEKAKAHKSTLEAAISEFNRRPVKGVEYLRSNKLVENTPSSVAQFLRSTPSLDKAMIGEYLGHHEEFPLSVMHAYVDSMKFSGMKFDTAIRELLKGFRLPGEAQKIDRIMEKFAERYCADNPGLFKNADTAYVLAYAVILLNTDAHNPMVWPKMSKSDFMRMNATEDPEDCAPKELLEEIYDSIVKEEIKMKDESTSLDKSGKYKPEGEERGRLVSILNLALPRRTVSSDTKSESEAIIKRAQDIFRNQGAKRGVFHTTQQIELVRPMVEAVGWPLLATFSVTMEEGDNKSRIVLCMEGFKAGIHITHVLGMDTMRYAFLTSLVRFTFLHAPKEMRSKNVEALRTLLALCDSETGSLQDTWNAVLECVSRLEFISSTPAIAATVMQGSNQISKDAVLQSLRELAGKPSEQVFVNSVQLPSDSVVEFFTALCGVSAEELKQSPARVFSLQKLVEISYYNMARIRMVWARIWSVLANHFISAGSHHDEKIAMYAIDSLRQLGMKYLERAELANFTFQNDILKPFVVLMRNSRSETIRGLIVDCIVQMIKSKVGSIKSGWRSVFMIFTASADDELESIVESAFENVEQVILEHFDQVVGDCFMDCVNCLIRFANNRTSHRISLKAIALLRICEDRLAEGLIPGGALKPIEDNDTTNFDVTEHYWFPMLAGLSDLTSDTRPEVRSCALEVLFDLLNERGNKFSSSFWESIFHRVLFPIFDHVRHAGKESSASSDEEWFRETSIHSLQLLCNLFNTFYKEVCFMLPPLLSLLLDCAKKTDQAVVSLSLGALVHLIEVGGHQFSESDWDTLLKSIRDALYTTQPLELLNALGFENLKNERTLNLEVNSGGPSLMSDYDGGDYDRNPNASVESGVQMNLDGSEGLNSPSGSASKSADDENLQRSQTIGQRIMGNLFLRNLSSKPKSSDASVPSSPVKVADVAEPDIKDEEESSVLGTCRGKCITQLLLLGAIDSIQKKYWSKLKAPQKIAILDILLSALEFAASYNSYTNLRTRMHQISDERPPLNLLRQELTGTCIYLDILQKATSQFPANQEGLAETNDSSAEENVEGLAEDKLVSFCEQVLREASELQSSSGDVTNMDIHRVLELRSPIIVKVLKGMCFMNPQIFRRHLRDFYPLLTKLVCCDQMDIRGALGDLFRAQLKALLP, from the exons ATGGCGGGAGGCGCGGCCGGCGGCTTCGTGACGAGAGCGTATGAGTCCATGCTCAAGGAGTGCTTGCCGAAGAAGCATCCCGATCTTCAGAAGGCTATTCAGGCTTATTTAG ACAATGCGAAAGAAGTCAATCAGGCTCAACAAACCGTTCCACAGCCTGCTCCAAGTGAGAAGACTCAAGCTACTCCTTCAGACGGTGATGGAAG TTCTCTTGAAACGGAAGGTGAAGCTGCAAAGACTGGTGCAGAACCAGGTCAGTCTCAAACGTCCTCAAACACTGCCGAGGAGGCAGATTCTGTTGGCAGGCCAGCGAGCACAAGTGGAACTGTTTCGACTGTCCTAGCAACTGCTGGGAACACCTTAGAAGGCACTCAGGCGGAGCTTGTTTTGAGTCCCCTGCGACTTGCATTTGATACAAAGAACTTGAAAGTTCTAGAACCTGCTCTGGATTGTCTTCAT AAACTCATTGCATATGATCATCTAGAGGGAGATCCTGGTTTAGACGACAAAAGTGTTCCGGTGTTCACTGAGATTTTAAACAGGGTTTGCAGTTGTGTTGACAATAATTCACCTGATAG TACTGTTCTGCAAGTGTTGAAGGTCCTTCTTACTGCAGTGGCATCCACAAAGTTTAGAG TACATGGGGAACCTTTGCTGGGAGTTATCAGAGTCTGCTATAATATTGCTCTGCACAG CAAGAGTCCTGTCAACCAAGCTACATCAAAGGCAATGCTTACGCAGATGATCAGCATCATATTCAGGAGAATGGAGACCGATCCG GTTTCATCATCTGCTTCTGTTGGAAATACAGAAGCCATTACAACACAAAATTCAAATACAGAAGCTGAAGAAACTTCTGTGGCAGACCAAAATGAGAAAGAAATGACTCTAGGAGATCAACTTAACCAGGCTAAAGAGACACCCATTGCATCTGTTGAGGAACTTCATAATCTTGCAGGTGGTGCTGACATCAAG GGTTTAGAGGCCGTCCTGGACCAAGCTGTGCATCATGAAGATGGCAAAAAGATAACCAG AGGGATTGACCTGGAGAGTATGAGCATAGTTCAACGTGATGCTTTACTGGTTTTCCGAACCCTGTGCAAG ATGGGCATGAAGGAAGATAACAATGAAGTTACGTTGAAGACGAGGATTTTATCTCTTGAGCTTCTGCAG GGTTTGTTGGAAGGAGTTGGTCATCCATTTACTAGAAACTTCCATTTTATTGATTCGGTGAAAGCATACCTATCGTATGCCTTGTTGCGGGCTTCAGTTTCGCCATCCCCTGTCATATTTCAG TATGCAACTGGAATTTTTTTAGTGCTTTTGTTGCGGTTTCGAGAAAGTCTCAAG AAATTACATCGTCATACTCTGTTCTTTACACCAACAATTTTTATTCAGGGTGAAATAGGCATCTTCTTTCCCTTGATAGTTCTCCGGTCCCTGGATGGCTCGGATCCCATGAACCAGAAAATGAGTGTTCTTAG GATGGTTGAAAAAGTTTGCAAGGATCCTCAGATGCTTGTAGACATATTTGTGAACTATGACTGTGATCTTGAGGCACCAAACTTGTTTGAGCGGATG GTCACAACTCTATCCAGAATATCTCAAGGGACGCAAAATGCAGATCCAAATATGGCTACTGCATCCCCAACTACTTCAATAAAAGGATCATCTCTTCAG TGTCTTGTGAATGTGCTTAAATCACTCGTAGATTGGGAAATGTCACGTGGAGAATCATATAACCAGAGTAAAAATGCTCAGTCTCTGGAAGGAGATGCTTCAGACAGAGAGTCTGTTGATGTGAAAAGCAGGCAAGATATGACCACTAACTTTGAGAAGGCAAAAGCTCATAAGTCTACACTGGAAGCTGCGATCTCTGAG TTCAACAGGCGACCGGTAAAGGGTGTAGAGTATCTAAGATCAAATAAGTTAGTGGAAAACACACCTAGTTCAGTTGCCCAATTTTTGAGAAGTACTCCCAGTTTGGACAAG GCTATGATTGGGGAATATTTGGGCCATCATGAAGAATTCCCGCTTTCTGTCATGCATGCTTATGTAGATTCCATGAAATTTTCGGGAATGAAGTTTGATACTGCAATTCGTGAACTTCTCAAAGGATTCCGACTTCCAGGGGAAGCTCAAAAGATAGATCGCATTATGGAAAAGTTTGCAGAAAG ATACTGTGCAGATAATCCAGGCCTCTTCAAAAATGCAGATACGGCATATGTTCTTGCATATGCAGTTATTTTGTTGAATACTGATGCGCATAATCCAATGGTATGGCCTAAGATGTCCAAGTCAGATTTCATGCGCATGAATGCTACTGAAGATCCAGAAGATTGTGCTCCAAAAGAACTTCTGGAAGAAATCTATGACTCAATTGTTAAAGAAGAGATAAAGATGAAAGATGAGAGTACTAGTCTCGATAAAAGTGGCAAATATAAGCCAGAAGGTGAAGAGAGAGGACGCCTTGTCAGTATTCTTAATCTGGCTCTTCCCAGAAGAACGGTGTCTTCTGATACCAAGTCTGAAAGTGAAGCTATCATAAAGAGAGCACAAGATATATTTAGGAATCAAGGAGCAAAAAGAGGGGTCTTCCATACTACACAGCAAATAGAACTTGTAAGGCCTATGGTAGAAGCTGTTGGATGGCCTTTGCTTGCTACCTTTTCTGTTACAATGGAAGAGGGTGATAATAAGTCGAGGATTGTTCTCTGCATGGAAGGATTTAAAGCAGGAATACACATTACACACGTTCTGGGAATGGACACCATGCGCTATGCATTCTTAACATCTCTCGTCAG ATTTACATTCTTGCATGCTCCAAAGGAAATGCGTAGTAAAAATGTGGAAGCATTGCGGACTCTACTAGCTCTTTGTGACTCAGAGACTGGGTCCCTTCAAGACACTTGGAATGCAGTTTTGGAATGTGTTTCGCGGCTTGAATTCATTAGTTCAACACCTGCTATTGCTGCAACAGTCATGCAGGGATCAAACCAGATCTCAAAAGATGCTGTTCTTCAATCTCTAAGAGAATTGGCAGGAAAACCTTCTGAGCAAGTATTTGTGAATAGTGTTCAGCTTCCCAGCGATTCTGTAGTGGAGTTCTTCACTGCACTCTGTGGTGTATCAGCTGAAGAACTAAAACAAAGTCCAGCTCGGGTTTTTAGCTTGCAGAAACTTGTTGAGATCAGCTACTACAACATGGCTCGTATACGCATG GTCTGGGCTAGAATATGGTCTGTTTTGGCAAACCACTTTATTTCAGCTGGGAGTCATCATGATGAGAAAATTGCTATGTATGCGATAGATTCTCTGAGGCAGCTTGGTATGAAGTATCTGGAGCGAGCTGAACTTGCAAATTTCACATTCCAAAATGACATTCTTAAGCCTTTCGTTGTACTTATGCGCAATAGTCGAAGTGAAACCATAAGGGGCCTAATTGTTGACTGCATTGTTCAA ATGATAAAATCTAAAGTGGGGAGCATCAAGTCTGGTTGGCGTAGTGTTTTCATGATTTTTACAGCTTCTGCAGATGATGAATTGGAATCTATTGTTGAGAGTGCATTTGAAAATGTCGAACAAG TGATCTTGGAACACTTTGATCAAGTTGTTGGAGATTGTTTCATGGACTGTGTCAACTGTCTTATCCGATTCGCCAATAATAGAACTTCACACCGTATAAGTTTGAAGGCTATTGCACTCCTGCGCATATGTGAGGATCGTTTGGCTGAG GGTCTTATACCTGGTGGTGCTTTGAAGCCTATAGAAGATAATGATACAACAAACTTTGATGTGACTGAGCATTATTGGTTCCCAATGCTGGCTGGTCTGTCTGACCTGACATCAGATACAAGGCCAGAGGTCAGAAGCTGTGCGCTTGAAGTTTTATTTGATCTACTGAATGAGAGAGGTAACAAGTTCTCCTCATCCTTTTGGGAGAGCATCTTCCATCGTGTCTTGTTTCCCATATTTGACCATGTAAGACATGCTGGAAAGGAAAGCTCGGCTTCTTCTGATGAGGAATGGTTCCGTGAAACAAGCATTCACTCACTTCAGTTGCTGTGCAACCTTTTCAACACTTTTTACAAG GAGGTATGTTTCATGTTGCCACCACTACTCAGTCTACTGTTAGATTGTGCCAAAAAGACTGATCAAGCTGTGGTTTCGTTATCTCTGGGTGCACTGGTGCATCTAATTGAAGTTGGAGGACATCAATTTAGTGAGAGTGATTGGGATACATTATTGAAAAGCATAAG AGATGCTTTGTACACAACGCAACCACTTGAACTGTTAAATGCCTTGGGTTTTGAGAACCTGAAGAATGAGAGGACGTTAAATTTAGAGGTCAATTCCGGTGGTCCTTCTTTAATGTCTGACTATGATGGGGGAGACTATGATAGAAATCCAAATGCATCAGTTGAATCAGGGGTGCAAATGAACTTGGATGGATCTGAAG GCCTTAACTCACCGTCAGGAAGTGCTTCAAAATCTGCTGATGATGAAAACCTCCAACGTAGTCAAACAATTGGTCAAAGAATTATGGGTAACCTCTTTCTCAGAAATCTTTCATCTAAGCCCAAGAGTTCTGATGCTTCAGTACCATCTTCTCCAGTTAAG GTTGCTGATGTTGCTGAACCTGATATCAAAGATGAGGAGGAAAGCTCTGTATTGGGAACTTGTAGGGGCAAATGCATTACTCAATTATTACTTCTGGGAGCCATTGATAGTATCCAG AAGAAATACTGGAGCAAGTTGAAAGCACCACAGAAGATTGCTATATTGGACATTTTGTTGTCTGCATTAGAATTTGCAGCTTCCTACAATTCATATACAAATCTCAGAACACGCATGCACCAAATTTCTGATGAGAG GCCACCTTTGAATCTTCTTCGCCAAGAGTTAACAGGAACTTGCATATATCTGGACATCTTACAGAAAGCAACTTCCCAGTTTCCTGCCAATCAAGAGGGACTTGCAGAAACTAATGATTCAAGCGCTGAAGAGAATGTTGAAGGATTAGCGGAAGACAAACTTGTGTCTTTCTGCGAACAAGTACTCAGGGAGGCATCTGAGCTGCAGTCCAGTTCTGGAGATGTGACTAATATGGATATTCACCGTGTTCTGGAGTTACGATCTCCAATAATTGTTAAG GTGCTCAAAGGCATGTGCTTTATGAACCCACAGATTTTCAGAAGACATCTGAGAGACTTCTATCCTTTGCTTACAAAACTTGTATGCTGCGACCAG ATGGATATTCGTGGAGCTCTCGGTGATCTGTTTAGGGCACAACTGAAAGCACTACTGCCCTAG